A window of Brachybacterium fresconis contains these coding sequences:
- a CDS encoding DUF4244 domain-containing protein yields MIQVCRKSSIAAACGFAAVLVALLASGEVRELLLGIITSALSMGS; encoded by the coding sequence ATGATTCAAGTATGCCGTAAGTCGTCTATAGCGGCCGCCTGCGGGTTCGCCGCCGTCCTGGTCGCTCTGCTGGCGTCCGGCGAGGTGCGGGAGCTCCTGCTGGGGATCATCACGTCCGCTCTGTCGATGGGGTCGTGA
- a CDS encoding phosphatase PAP2 family protein, with protein MNDSLENPAAPRSLRPRGATARPLLSLLAAAACAVLLMLLARTAVGMASGQRLDQLILSGAQDYEGTLAQYAATAVGTVSFPVMAGLLAAAVVLVLLRRRLALLLPLGLLVVGANLTTQILKHLVVSREALGPGIDITPNSFPSGHTTLAAAATIAVVLASGRGRVVLAPLGAVWTAAAGIGTLVLGWHRPSDVIGAIVIVAAWTFLVLFLDGLHTRHRLGRATPPPGHGRRRRGGAESSGGRPRRLRMSPADAVVAVLLGLAGVAGLAYGGFQLSSLQLPLDLEDVAQQQGSFVAMAALIGGGTTAWMALVLVLRTPISHRSRSGDRVP; from the coding sequence GTGAACGATTCCCTCGAGAACCCAGCCGCCCCACGGTCACTGCGCCCCCGCGGCGCGACGGCCCGGCCGCTGCTGTCCCTGCTGGCCGCGGCCGCCTGCGCCGTCCTGCTCATGCTGCTGGCCCGCACCGCGGTCGGCATGGCGAGCGGGCAGCGGCTGGACCAGCTGATCCTCTCGGGAGCTCAGGACTACGAGGGGACCCTGGCCCAGTACGCGGCGACCGCCGTGGGGACCGTGAGCTTCCCGGTGATGGCCGGGCTGCTCGCGGCCGCCGTCGTGCTGGTGCTGCTGCGCCGACGCCTGGCCCTGCTGCTCCCGCTGGGTCTGCTGGTGGTCGGCGCGAACCTCACCACCCAGATCCTCAAGCACCTGGTGGTCTCCCGGGAGGCGCTGGGCCCGGGCATCGACATCACCCCGAACTCCTTCCCCTCCGGGCACACCACCCTGGCCGCGGCGGCCACGATCGCCGTGGTGCTCGCCTCCGGCCGGGGGCGCGTGGTCCTGGCCCCGCTGGGCGCGGTGTGGACCGCCGCGGCGGGCATCGGCACCCTGGTGCTGGGCTGGCACCGGCCCAGCGACGTGATCGGTGCGATCGTGATCGTCGCCGCCTGGACCTTCCTGGTCCTGTTCCTCGACGGGCTGCACACCCGCCACCGTCTCGGCCGGGCCACGCCGCCTCCGGGGCACGGACGACGTCGCCGCGGCGGCGCAGAGTCCTCCGGAGGACGGCCGCGCCGTCTGCGCATGTCCCCGGCCGACGCGGTGGTCGCCGTGCTGCTCGGCCTGGCGGGGGTGGCGGGGCTTGCCTACGGCGGGTTCCAGCTGTCCTCCCTGCAGCTGCCGCTGGATCTCGAGGACGTCGCCCAGCAGCAGGGTTCCTTCGTCGCCATGGCCGCCCTGATCGGTGGCGGCACCACCGCGTGGATGGCATTGGTGCTCGTGCTGCGCACGCCGATCTCACACAGGAGCCGCTCCGGCGACCGTGTACCGTGA
- a CDS encoding Rv3654c family TadE-like protein, with translation MSTGAAGVLAWTGAATAAVAGLSLLGTGVLATSQAATAADLAALAGADALAAASTRPCAVAAETASRNDARLTSCERRAWDVLVQVEVDASPLPPASARARAGPGPEELP, from the coding sequence ATGAGCACCGGGGCCGCCGGGGTGCTGGCGTGGACCGGGGCCGCGACCGCTGCCGTCGCGGGGCTGTCCCTGCTGGGCACCGGAGTGCTGGCGACGTCGCAGGCGGCCACCGCCGCGGATCTGGCGGCCCTCGCCGGAGCCGACGCCCTCGCAGCTGCGAGCACCCGGCCCTGCGCGGTGGCGGCGGAGACCGCCTCGCGCAACGACGCCCGGCTGACCAGCTGCGAGCGACGCGCCTGGGACGTCCTGGTGCAGGTCGAGGTCGACGCCTCGCCGCTGCCGCCGGCGAGCGCACGCGCCCGGGCGGGGCCCGGACCCGAGGAGCTGCCCTGA
- a CDS encoding DUF7059 domain-containing protein yields MSSDPPPVPPRALPALISALRSDLLAAPYTSAAIEALLGPVASAALARENAVPADRVTAALLDPPAVLLRLFTLGAVVPRSLVEAALPTLGVDGALHLGLLGPASLADPYGRDDHAADDPDTPLRALIDLAPYAASDDAGEISWWIASDLSELATGRALGPEHVLGVGGASLTLARITPREQVGTVLDLGCGGGIQAMHASRHADRVIATDLSARALDFAAFNAALNGIDLELRQGSLLDPVGEESFDLIISNPPFVITPRGRPHGGHGADGADGADGAGADGSGTATPRWTYRDGGRAGDTLLAELLTALPAHLAPGGRAVLLGNWEISPDAAWDEHPRSWLEPAAAGGVDAWVIQRDQEDPAQYAETWVRDGGVTDRDQRWSALVSAWLADFADRDVEAVGFGYLLLHRPDPGLSASRRGVLRTEVATGTGTGSPAAHLAAGLTALDVLAGLDDEALATRRLVRAEDVVERRHLTPGAWDPMLIELVQGAGLARVVRADQMLAATVGALDGTLTVGQVVAAVCALTDADPDEALEQVLPILRDLVLTSMVTL; encoded by the coding sequence ATGTCCTCCGACCCACCACCGGTTCCCCCGAGGGCGCTGCCGGCGCTGATCTCCGCGCTGCGGTCCGATCTGCTCGCCGCGCCGTACACGAGCGCGGCGATCGAGGCCCTGCTGGGGCCCGTCGCATCCGCTGCGCTGGCCCGCGAGAACGCGGTCCCGGCCGATCGCGTGACCGCTGCACTGCTCGATCCCCCCGCGGTGCTGCTGCGGCTGTTCACCCTGGGCGCCGTGGTGCCGCGCTCGCTGGTGGAGGCGGCCCTGCCCACCCTCGGGGTCGACGGGGCCCTGCACCTGGGGCTGCTCGGGCCCGCCTCCCTGGCCGATCCGTACGGCCGGGACGATCATGCCGCCGACGATCCGGACACCCCGCTGCGCGCCCTGATCGACCTGGCCCCCTATGCGGCGAGCGACGACGCGGGCGAGATCTCCTGGTGGATCGCCTCGGACCTCTCGGAGCTGGCGACCGGCCGTGCGCTGGGGCCCGAGCACGTCCTCGGCGTTGGCGGCGCGTCGCTGACGCTGGCGCGGATCACCCCGCGGGAGCAGGTGGGGACGGTGCTGGACCTGGGCTGCGGCGGCGGGATCCAGGCGATGCACGCCTCCCGCCACGCCGATCGCGTGATCGCCACGGACCTCTCCGCCCGGGCGCTGGACTTCGCCGCCTTCAACGCCGCGCTGAACGGGATCGACCTCGAGCTGCGCCAGGGTTCCCTGCTGGATCCGGTGGGCGAGGAGAGCTTCGACCTGATCATCTCCAACCCGCCCTTCGTCATCACCCCGCGGGGCCGGCCCCACGGAGGCCACGGGGCCGACGGGGCCGACGGGGCCGACGGGGCCGGGGCCGACGGCAGCGGGACCGCGACCCCGAGGTGGACCTACCGCGACGGCGGCCGCGCCGGCGACACCCTGCTGGCCGAGCTGCTGACCGCCCTGCCCGCGCATCTCGCGCCGGGCGGCCGCGCGGTCCTGCTCGGCAACTGGGAGATCTCCCCCGACGCCGCCTGGGACGAGCACCCGCGGTCCTGGCTCGAGCCCGCCGCGGCCGGCGGCGTCGACGCCTGGGTGATCCAGCGCGATCAGGAGGATCCGGCGCAGTACGCGGAGACCTGGGTCCGCGACGGCGGCGTCACAGACCGCGACCAGCGCTGGTCCGCCCTGGTGTCCGCCTGGCTCGCGGACTTCGCCGACCGCGACGTCGAGGCCGTCGGCTTCGGCTACCTCCTGCTGCACCGCCCCGACCCGGGCCTCTCCGCCTCCCGCCGCGGCGTGCTGCGCACCGAGGTCGCCACCGGCACCGGCACGGGATCGCCGGCCGCCCATCTCGCCGCCGGTCTCACGGCGCTCGATGTCCTCGCGGGCCTGGACGACGAGGCCCTCGCGACGCGCCGCCTCGTGCGCGCCGAGGACGTCGTCGAGCGCCGCCATCTGACGCCGGGTGCCTGGGATCCGATGCTGATCGAGCTGGTCCAGGGAGCGGGCCTCGCCCGCGTGGTCCGCGCCGATCAGATGCTGGCCGCGACCGTCGGCGCCCTGGACGGCACCCTCACCGTCGGCCAGGTCGTCGCCGCGGTGTGCGCCCTGACCGATGCCGACCCCGACGAAGCCCTCGAGCAGGTGCTGCCGATCCTGCGCGACCTCGTCCTCACATCGATGGTGACCCTGTGA
- a CDS encoding DEAD/DEAH box helicase, whose amino-acid sequence MRAGRAADLLADLSQPQIRRTCLTHVEQRPARAGRRGSFPDWVDPRLLTHLGEQGITAPWTHQEQAAQLAHEGTNVVLATATASGKSLAYLLPMLTAVGARELDPAARRATTLYLSPTKALAADQLTNITAMADGAGLRDARVAVYDGDTPTEQRRWVRRHGTVVLTNPDMLHFGILPGHEQWASFFRALRYVVIDECHSYRGVFGSHVAMVMRRLRRIAAHYRADPTFILASATTANPELSASRLIGQDVTAVTEDGSPRAGLTVGLWEPGTRTRVDGRGPGGAAAGRDLGQAAGRGPAEPDDDAEEDDPDGTPHRSGAEEPLRRSATSEAGALLADLVERDIQTLVFARSRRGAELVSSGARRLLEQKAEHALSPQLADRARRVAAYRGGYLARERRELEDALRSGELRALASTNALELGIDIAGLDAVVIAGWPGTRASLWQQFGRAGRRQERGGDALALFVAREDPLDTYVVHHPETVFGAEVEAAVFDPANPYVMTPHLCAAASELAIRDGEEEIFGPTARELLTTLAARGVLRARPTGWYWTMTESAHDLTDLRGSGGEPVRIVEEASGTLLGTVDAASAHTQVHDGAVYLHQRTSYVVRHLDVEQAVAFVHREDPLHSTHPQSTSTIRIRQTDREVAWADGVQLCFGTVDVTDQVTGYQVRDVFTQAVLAQHPLDLPPRTLTTKAVWWVIPQSRTDAAELPGEELPGALHAAEHAAISMLPLLATCDRWDIGGVSAAQHEDTGEPTIFVYDGAPGGAGFAERGADDAAAWVRATADMIAECGCEAGCPACVVSPKCGNGNEPLSKPEAQKLLALLRPEAPAPA is encoded by the coding sequence ATGCGGGCAGGCAGAGCGGCCGACCTCCTGGCCGATCTTTCGCAGCCGCAGATCCGCAGAACCTGCCTCACCCACGTCGAGCAGCGCCCTGCCCGGGCCGGTCGCCGCGGCAGCTTCCCCGACTGGGTCGATCCGCGCCTGCTGACGCACCTGGGTGAGCAGGGGATCACGGCGCCCTGGACCCATCAGGAGCAGGCCGCGCAGCTGGCGCACGAGGGGACGAACGTGGTCCTGGCCACGGCGACCGCCTCGGGCAAGTCGCTCGCCTATCTCCTGCCGATGCTCACCGCCGTCGGCGCCCGCGAGCTCGACCCCGCGGCACGGCGTGCCACGACCCTGTATCTGTCGCCGACGAAGGCGCTGGCCGCCGATCAGCTGACCAACATCACCGCGATGGCCGACGGGGCCGGGCTGCGCGATGCCCGGGTCGCGGTCTACGACGGCGACACCCCGACCGAGCAGCGGCGCTGGGTGCGTCGGCACGGCACCGTGGTGCTGACCAACCCGGACATGCTGCATTTCGGGATCCTGCCCGGGCACGAGCAATGGGCGAGCTTCTTCCGGGCGCTGCGCTATGTGGTCATCGACGAGTGCCACAGCTACCGCGGCGTCTTCGGCAGCCACGTGGCGATGGTGATGCGGCGCCTGCGGCGGATCGCCGCCCACTACCGGGCCGATCCCACGTTCATCCTGGCCTCGGCCACGACCGCGAACCCCGAGCTGTCGGCGAGCCGGCTGATCGGCCAGGACGTCACCGCGGTCACCGAGGACGGTTCTCCGCGGGCCGGGCTGACCGTCGGCCTGTGGGAGCCGGGCACCCGCACCCGGGTCGACGGCCGGGGCCCCGGGGGCGCCGCCGCGGGCCGGGATCTGGGCCAAGCCGCCGGGCGGGGCCCGGCGGAGCCGGACGACGACGCGGAGGAGGATGACCCCGACGGGACGCCGCACCGGTCCGGCGCCGAGGAGCCGCTGCGCCGCTCGGCCACCTCCGAGGCGGGCGCACTGCTGGCGGACCTGGTCGAGCGGGACATCCAGACCCTCGTGTTCGCCCGCTCCCGCCGCGGGGCGGAGCTGGTCTCCAGCGGGGCCCGGCGCCTGCTGGAGCAGAAGGCCGAGCACGCGCTGTCCCCGCAGCTGGCCGATCGGGCGCGGCGGGTGGCGGCCTACCGCGGCGGCTACCTGGCCCGGGAGCGCCGCGAGCTCGAGGACGCCCTGCGCTCCGGGGAGCTGCGGGCGCTGGCCTCCACCAATGCGCTCGAGCTGGGCATCGACATCGCCGGGCTCGATGCCGTGGTGATCGCCGGCTGGCCCGGCACCCGGGCCTCCCTGTGGCAGCAGTTCGGCCGCGCCGGGCGGCGCCAGGAGCGCGGCGGTGATGCGTTGGCGCTTTTCGTGGCGCGGGAGGATCCGCTGGACACCTACGTCGTCCACCATCCCGAGACGGTGTTCGGCGCCGAGGTCGAGGCGGCCGTGTTCGATCCCGCGAACCCCTATGTGATGACGCCCCACCTCTGCGCCGCGGCCTCCGAGCTCGCGATCCGCGACGGCGAGGAGGAGATCTTCGGGCCCACCGCCCGGGAGCTGCTGACCACCCTGGCGGCCCGCGGCGTCCTGCGCGCCCGCCCGACCGGCTGGTACTGGACCATGACCGAGTCCGCGCACGATCTGACCGACCTGCGCGGCAGCGGCGGGGAGCCGGTGCGGATCGTCGAGGAGGCCAGCGGTACCCTGCTGGGCACCGTCGACGCGGCCAGCGCCCACACCCAGGTCCACGACGGCGCCGTCTACCTCCACCAGCGCACCAGCTACGTGGTGCGCCATCTCGACGTCGAGCAGGCGGTCGCCTTCGTCCACCGCGAGGACCCGCTGCACTCCACCCACCCGCAGTCGACCTCGACCATCCGCATCCGCCAGACGGATCGAGAGGTCGCCTGGGCCGACGGGGTCCAGCTGTGCTTCGGCACCGTGGACGTCACCGACCAGGTCACCGGCTACCAGGTGCGGGACGTGTTCACGCAGGCGGTGCTCGCCCAGCACCCGCTCGATCTGCCCCCGCGCACCCTGACCACGAAGGCGGTGTGGTGGGTGATCCCGCAGTCCCGGACCGACGCCGCCGAGCTCCCGGGCGAGGAGCTGCCCGGCGCGCTGCACGCGGCCGAGCACGCCGCGATCTCGATGCTGCCGCTGCTGGCGACCTGCGATCGCTGGGACATCGGCGGGGTCTCCGCCGCCCAGCACGAGGACACCGGCGAGCCGACGATCTTCGTCTACGACGGCGCCCCGGGCGGGGCCGGCTTCGCCGAGCGCGGGGCCGACGACGCCGCCGCGTGGGTACGGGCCACCGCGGACATGATCGCCGAATGCGGCTGCGAGGCGGGCTGTCCCGCGTGCGTCGTCTCCCCCAAGTGCGGCAACGGCAACGAGCCGCTGTCCAAACCGGAGGCGCAGAAGCTGCTGGCCCTGCTGCGGCCGGAGGCCCCGGCGCCGGCCTGA
- a CDS encoding TadE family type IV pilus minor pilin: protein MTRSARSSRWRDDRGSATAETAIVLPVVVVMVLVILLVGAGLGTQLRLESAARGAARELARGESAAAAVDTAQRIGGEDTQVQVSGSGAWVQVEVTRVVEAPVGTLSGAHWELSADAEARREPHLVDGGGS, encoded by the coding sequence ATGACGCGGTCCGCCCGGTCGTCCCGCTGGCGGGACGACCGGGGGTCCGCCACGGCGGAGACGGCGATCGTGCTGCCCGTGGTGGTCGTGATGGTGCTCGTGATCCTGCTGGTCGGCGCCGGTCTGGGCACCCAGCTCCGCCTCGAGAGTGCGGCTCGTGGTGCTGCCCGGGAGCTGGCTCGCGGTGAGTCGGCCGCCGCCGCGGTCGACACCGCTCAGCGGATCGGCGGCGAGGACACCCAGGTGCAGGTCTCCGGCAGCGGGGCGTGGGTGCAGGTGGAGGTCACGCGGGTGGTGGAGGCTCCGGTCGGGACGCTGTCGGGGGCTCACTGGGAGCTGTCGGCCGACGCCGAGGCTCGACGGGAGCCGCATCTGGTCGACGGCGGCGGGTCATGA